In Gemmatimonadota bacterium, a single window of DNA contains:
- a CDS encoding patatin-like phospholipase family protein, protein MLSGGGARGGAHIGVLRVLEREGIPIDLIVGVSYGALVGGLYAAGYSIDNVERIIVGTDWWEITNNHPNRRLSNLNRKPIADRQMLALRLDKLNLKLPYGVFAGQKIQHFLNQLTLGAIYRARNDFDRLPTPFRAIATDILSGEQVVLKNGSLGTAIRASISVPGVFAPISTEQTHLVDGGIVNNLPVDVALDSGADFVIAVDCATPLRTQKHEVEDIIDVIDQAVSFRIEEKKIANRKLAHVLIMPDLKKFDGGDFNLSYTLIPIGEKEAEKHLDAIWKALQTLGISKRVEKSRPSILPDDFDFRTWVDIPSDIVIDRVRIEGLERYSQEVFTSRLEKFVNKPISFRKLENESGRFYATGLFQTVDYEVIYHEDYTELVFQVLENPPSELKIGLHYDNDFGVAALTEFAHQNAYGPVAEFYFRGLLGNLKLAEMDLIFRSSRRLGFFGEIQGWNQDRLYFQNGQHQDTYNEKRFRARLGMQVLFHSWGGFKVGYQVEHVRIRDADSSIGNASKDLPALWLSAGIDTRDDAFLTRHGIYFQTQAKWVHRTFSHKQVQTQLAYFTSPHPQLSVSLWSHGGYMTQPAPIYEHFALGGAGHFSNTALRVVGLKRDKLRAFRFVSAGISIWSHMKFWGSIPLSAVGIFYQGGLYNMSSNPDQPNTRIHGFGIGGYISTTFLGPIRVDIVSTEEKDIRIYTSVGFAF, encoded by the coding sequence GTGCTCAGTGGAGGAGGCGCGCGTGGAGGGGCACATATCGGCGTATTGCGCGTGCTCGAGCGCGAAGGCATCCCCATTGATCTGATCGTGGGCGTGAGTTATGGTGCTCTGGTGGGAGGATTGTACGCTGCCGGATACTCTATTGATAATGTCGAACGCATTATTGTAGGAACAGACTGGTGGGAAATAACCAATAATCACCCCAACCGCCGTCTGTCGAATTTGAATCGCAAACCAATAGCTGATCGCCAGATGCTTGCATTGCGCCTCGATAAATTGAACCTGAAATTACCTTATGGGGTTTTTGCCGGACAAAAAATTCAGCATTTTCTCAATCAATTGACCCTTGGCGCAATTTATCGGGCGCGAAACGATTTTGATCGGCTGCCAACGCCTTTCCGCGCAATAGCAACAGATATTTTATCTGGCGAACAGGTCGTACTTAAAAATGGCTCGCTCGGCACGGCAATCAGAGCGAGTATTTCTGTTCCCGGGGTGTTTGCGCCGATAAGTACAGAACAAACCCATCTCGTAGATGGCGGCATTGTCAATAATCTGCCTGTAGATGTCGCATTAGACTCCGGGGCTGATTTTGTTATTGCCGTGGATTGTGCCACGCCTTTACGCACTCAAAAGCACGAAGTTGAAGATATTATCGACGTCATCGATCAGGCTGTTAGTTTTCGAATTGAAGAAAAAAAAATCGCAAATCGAAAACTCGCCCATGTGCTGATCATGCCCGATTTAAAAAAGTTTGATGGAGGCGATTTTAATCTGTCATATACCTTGATCCCTATTGGGGAAAAAGAAGCCGAAAAACATCTGGATGCGATCTGGAAGGCTCTGCAAACACTCGGCATTTCAAAGCGCGTTGAAAAGTCGAGACCGTCGATATTGCCAGATGATTTTGATTTTAGAACCTGGGTAGATATACCATCAGATATTGTAATTGATCGGGTGCGGATTGAGGGTTTAGAGCGCTATTCACAAGAGGTATTTACATCGCGGTTGGAAAAGTTTGTCAATAAGCCGATATCGTTTCGGAAACTGGAAAACGAATCTGGCCGGTTCTATGCGACCGGATTATTTCAAACGGTAGATTACGAGGTTATCTACCACGAAGACTACACCGAACTGGTTTTTCAGGTACTTGAAAACCCCCCCAGTGAGTTGAAAATAGGACTTCATTACGACAATGATTTTGGGGTTGCGGCACTGACCGAGTTTGCACATCAAAATGCTTATGGCCCCGTAGCAGAGTTTTATTTTCGCGGCCTGTTGGGCAATTTGAAGCTTGCTGAAATGGATTTAATTTTTCGCTCATCCAGGCGCCTGGGTTTCTTCGGGGAGATTCAGGGTTGGAATCAAGATCGGTTGTATTTTCAAAATGGGCAACACCAGGACACATATAACGAGAAGCGTTTTCGCGCGCGATTGGGCATGCAGGTTTTGTTCCACAGTTGGGGAGGTTTCAAAGTGGGGTATCAAGTCGAGCATGTCCGCATTCGCGATGCGGACAGTTCAATAGGCAATGCGTCTAAAGATCTGCCCGCCTTGTGGCTATCTGCAGGTATTGACACCCGAGACGATGCGTTTTTGACAAGACACGGCATCTATTTTCAAACGCAAGCAAAATGGGTTCATCGGACATTTTCACATAAGCAGGTGCAAACGCAACTCGCGTACTTCACCAGCCCCCATCCGCAATTGAGTGTGAGCCTCTGGTCTCACGGAGGCTATATGACACAGCCTGCACCGATTTATGAACACTTCGCATTAGGTGGTGCAGGACACTTTAGTAACACAGCATTGCGCGTTGTCGGTCTCAAACGCGACAAACTGCGGGCTTTCAGGTTCGTATCGGCGGGCATTTCTATTTGGAGCCACATGAAATTTTGGGGATCCATACCGCTCAGTGCTGTTGGAATTTTCTATCAGGGCGGCCTGTACAATATGTCTTCCAATCCGGATCAGCCCAATACCCGTATCCACGGTTTTGGTATTGGTGGTTATATCAGCACAACATTTTTAGGTCCCATTCGCGTTGATATTGTGAGTACAGAAGAAAAGGATATCCGGATTTATACCTCAGTCGGATTTGCGTTTTGA